One genomic segment of Protaetiibacter intestinalis includes these proteins:
- the rpsO gene encoding 30S ribosomal protein S15, which yields MALDAETKKAIIDEYATAPGDTGSPEVQVAILTKRIKDLTEHLKEHKHDHHSRRGLLLLVGQRRRLLGYLQDIDIERYRSLIERLGLRR from the coding sequence ATGGCACTGGATGCAGAGACCAAGAAGGCGATCATCGACGAGTACGCGACCGCCCCCGGAGACACCGGATCCCCCGAGGTGCAGGTCGCGATCCTCACCAAGCGGATCAAGGACCTCACCGAGCACCTCAAGGAGCACAAGCACGACCACCACTCGCGTCGTGGCCTCCTGCTGCTCGTGGGCCAGCGTCGCCGACTCCTCGGCTACCTCCAGGACATCGACATCGAGCGCTACCGTTCGCTGATCGAGCGCCTGGGGCTGCGTCGATAA
- a CDS encoding lipase family protein — MRRAPLVGSALVAALLLAGCGIWDDLEEHERQEDAARPFYEVPDPLPAGEPGELIRSLPIETAPAGSRAWRVLYHSTGTTGDDIAVSGTVVVPDGEPPAGGWPVIAWAHPTTGAVAECAPSSGFAPLDLIEGMDDLLDDGFAITATDYPGLGAAGPSSYLLGDVEGHAVLDSVRAGRALEGVELSTDVFFWGHSQGGQAALFAAQDAAGYAPELRPVAAAVAAPAAELATLLADDIDDVSGVTIGAYAFTAYQAAYEPTHPGLALTDILTPDAAAAAVKMEQLCLFGQNSELHAIATPLIGGFLAADPSTTQPWSDFLVENTPGAAPFGVPVLVVQGESDELVRPSATADFVTRMCAAGQRLAYVGYPTATHATIVIQALPDVRAWFLAAREGSTSRALCAA, encoded by the coding sequence GTGAGGAGAGCGCCGCTCGTCGGGTCGGCCCTGGTGGCCGCGCTGCTGCTCGCCGGATGCGGCATCTGGGACGACCTCGAGGAGCACGAGCGCCAGGAGGACGCGGCCCGCCCGTTCTACGAGGTGCCCGACCCGCTGCCGGCCGGCGAGCCGGGCGAACTCATCCGCTCGCTTCCGATCGAGACGGCCCCGGCCGGCTCCAGGGCCTGGCGGGTGCTCTACCACTCGACCGGCACGACCGGGGACGACATCGCCGTCTCCGGCACCGTGGTCGTGCCGGACGGCGAACCGCCCGCCGGCGGCTGGCCGGTGATCGCCTGGGCGCACCCCACGACGGGGGCGGTCGCCGAGTGCGCCCCCTCCTCAGGCTTCGCGCCGCTCGACCTCATCGAGGGGATGGACGACCTGCTCGACGACGGCTTCGCGATCACCGCGACCGACTATCCGGGTCTCGGCGCCGCGGGCCCGTCGTCGTACCTTCTCGGCGACGTCGAGGGTCATGCGGTGCTCGACTCGGTGCGGGCGGGGCGGGCCCTCGAGGGCGTCGAGCTCTCGACGGACGTCTTCTTCTGGGGCCACTCGCAGGGCGGTCAGGCGGCGCTGTTCGCCGCACAGGATGCCGCGGGCTACGCACCCGAGCTCCGTCCCGTCGCAGCGGCGGTCGCCGCCCCCGCGGCCGAGCTCGCGACCCTCCTCGCCGACGACATCGACGACGTGTCGGGGGTCACGATCGGCGCCTACGCCTTCACGGCCTACCAGGCCGCCTACGAGCCGACCCATCCGGGGCTCGCGCTGACCGACATCCTCACCCCGGATGCGGCGGCGGCCGCGGTGAAGATGGAGCAGCTCTGCCTCTTCGGTCAGAACAGCGAGCTGCACGCGATCGCGACGCCGCTGATCGGCGGGTTCCTCGCGGCGGATCCGTCGACGACGCAGCCCTGGTCCGACTTCCTCGTCGAGAACACCCCCGGCGCCGCGCCGTTCGGCGTGCCGGTGCTCGTCGTGCAGGGCGAGTCGGACGAACTCGTGCGCCCGAGCGCCACCGCGGACTTCGTGACGCGGATGTGCGCGGCCGGTCAACGGCTCGCCTACGTCGGCTACCCGACGGCCACCCACGCGACGATCGTCATCCAGGCGCTCCCGGATGTACGGGCGTGGTTCCTCGCCGCCCGCGAGGGGTCGACCTCACGGGCGCTCTGCGCCGCCTGA
- a CDS encoding LLM class flavin-dependent oxidoreductase yields MQFGIFTVSDITRDPTTGETPSEAQRIQDAVTIAQHVEEVGLDVFAIGEHHNPPFFSSSPTTTLAYIGARTTNLILSTATTLITTNDPVKIAEDYAMLQHLTGGRVDLVMGRGNTGPVYPWFGQDIRQGLPLAIENYALLRELWEKDVVDWEGKFRTALQGFTSTPRPLDGVPPFVWHGSIRTPEIAEQAAYYGDGFFANNIFWPKEHYQRLIALYRQRYAHYGHGTPEQAIVGLGGQVFMAKNSQDAVTAFRPYFDNAPVYGHGPSLEEFQELTPLTVGSPQQVIDRYAAMREHYGDYQRQLFLMDHAGLPLKTVLEQIEILGTEVVPVLRKELAVNRPAEVPDAPTHAARVQAVYGDGSTRQARPTSAAGNNLTVGGPYQDTPAAPAPKGSAFGAAATRTEAVR; encoded by the coding sequence ATGCAGTTCGGCATCTTCACGGTCAGCGACATAACGCGCGACCCCACGACCGGCGAGACGCCGAGCGAGGCGCAGCGCATCCAGGATGCCGTGACGATCGCCCAGCACGTCGAGGAGGTCGGTCTCGACGTCTTCGCCATCGGCGAGCACCACAACCCGCCCTTCTTCTCGAGCTCGCCCACCACGACGCTCGCCTACATCGGCGCGCGCACCACGAACCTCATCCTGTCGACCGCGACGACCCTCATCACGACGAACGACCCCGTGAAGATCGCCGAGGACTACGCGATGCTGCAGCACCTCACGGGCGGCCGCGTCGACCTCGTCATGGGCCGCGGCAACACCGGACCCGTGTACCCGTGGTTCGGCCAGGACATCCGCCAGGGCCTGCCCCTCGCGATCGAGAACTACGCGCTGCTGCGCGAGCTGTGGGAGAAGGACGTCGTCGACTGGGAGGGCAAGTTCCGCACCGCCCTGCAGGGCTTCACCTCGACGCCGCGCCCCCTCGACGGTGTGCCCCCGTTCGTCTGGCACGGCTCCATCCGCACCCCGGAGATCGCCGAGCAGGCCGCGTACTACGGCGACGGCTTCTTCGCGAACAACATCTTCTGGCCCAAGGAGCACTACCAGCGCCTCATCGCCCTGTACCGCCAGCGCTACGCGCACTACGGCCACGGCACGCCCGAGCAGGCGATCGTCGGCCTCGGCGGGCAGGTGTTCATGGCGAAGAACTCGCAGGATGCGGTGACCGCGTTCCGCCCGTACTTCGACAACGCGCCCGTCTACGGCCACGGCCCGAGCCTCGAGGAGTTCCAGGAGCTCACCCCGCTCACGGTCGGCTCGCCCCAGCAGGTCATCGACCGCTACGCCGCGATGCGCGAGCACTACGGCGACTACCAGCGCCAGCTGTTCCTCATGGACCACGCGGGCCTGCCGCTCAAGACCGTGCTCGAGCAGATCGAGATCCTCGGAACGGAGGTCGTGCCGGTGCTCCGCAAGGAGCTCGCGGTGAACCGTCCCGCCGAGGTGCCGGACGCCCCCACCCACGCCGCACGCGTGCAGGCGGTCTACGGCGACGGATCCACCCGCCAGGCCCGGCCGACCTCCGCCGCGGGCAACAACCTCACCGTGGGCGGCCCCTACCAGGACACGCCCGCGGCGCCCGCCCCGAAGGGTTCCGCCTTCGGTGCCGCCGCGACCCGGACGGAGGCCGTGCGATGA
- a CDS encoding DUF5302 domain-containing protein — MDSAWLEAVAASPWLLLVLFALVVGDAFLVVLPSETLVVALGALAAATGHPALALVVAVAAVGAVVGDSAVVAVGRAVGTERWAWQRRGRVGRAIARARRLVLRRPATLVFTARYIPFARIAVNLSVGAALLPWRRFLPLSALAGVAWALYNVAVGALFGALFADAPWLGILVSVPVAVVVGVGIDLVVSRRAGYADGMSSDEKPAAASEDTKRKFREALERKKQQQHDRPAHLDGEGNAHGAQSKAGGKREFRRKSG, encoded by the coding sequence ATGGACAGCGCCTGGCTCGAGGCGGTCGCCGCCTCGCCGTGGCTGCTGCTCGTGCTGTTCGCGCTCGTGGTGGGCGACGCGTTCCTCGTGGTGCTGCCGAGCGAGACGCTCGTCGTGGCACTCGGCGCGCTCGCGGCCGCCACGGGGCATCCCGCGCTCGCGCTCGTGGTCGCCGTGGCGGCCGTCGGCGCCGTCGTGGGCGACAGCGCGGTCGTCGCGGTCGGGCGGGCCGTCGGCACCGAGCGCTGGGCCTGGCAGCGCCGCGGGCGGGTGGGCCGGGCGATCGCCCGCGCTCGGCGGCTCGTGCTGCGGCGGCCGGCGACGCTCGTGTTCACCGCGCGCTACATCCCCTTCGCGCGGATCGCCGTGAACCTCTCGGTCGGGGCGGCGCTGCTGCCGTGGCGGCGGTTCCTGCCGCTCTCGGCGCTCGCGGGCGTCGCCTGGGCGCTCTACAACGTGGCCGTCGGGGCGCTCTTCGGCGCGCTCTTCGCGGATGCGCCGTGGCTCGGCATCCTCGTGTCGGTGCCGGTCGCGGTGGTGGTGGGCGTCGGCATCGACCTCGTGGTGTCGCGGCGCGCGGGCTACGCTGACGGCATGAGCTCCGACGAGAAGCCCGCCGCCGCATCCGAGGACACCAAGCGCAAGTTCCGCGAGGCGCTCGAGCGCAAGAAGCAGCAGCAGCACGACCGCCCCGCCCACCTCGACGGCGAGGGCAACGCCCACGGCGCGCAGAGCAAGGCGGGCGGCAAGCGCGAGTTCCGCCGCAAGTCCGGCTGA
- a CDS encoding DUF167 domain-containing protein, giving the protein MREMRVRVKPGSSKGPLVEAAPEGLDAELVVYVRERAVDGRANAAVERVVAEHLGLPPSRVAIVRGHTGRSKLLRIDG; this is encoded by the coding sequence ATGCGCGAGATGCGGGTGCGGGTGAAGCCCGGCAGCAGCAAGGGCCCGCTCGTCGAGGCGGCCCCGGAGGGGCTCGACGCCGAGCTCGTGGTGTACGTGCGCGAGCGGGCCGTCGACGGTCGCGCGAACGCGGCGGTCGAGCGCGTGGTGGCCGAGCACCTGGGGCTGCCGCCGTCGCGCGTCGCGATCGTGCGCGGGCACACCGGCCGCAGCAAGCTCCTCCGGATCGACGGCTGA
- a CDS encoding FMN reductase has protein sequence MTRRIAVVSAGLSNPSSTRMLADRLASATVGELRERGIEATVDVIELRDLAHDITNNLLAGFAPPALEDAVNRVVSADGLIAVTPIFSTSYSGLFKSFIDVLDPDALVGKPVLIGANAGTARHSLAIDYAIRPLFAYLHAEPVSTGVFAASSDWGAQADDVKPLASRIERAARELADAIAAREPKKVLDPFDPDAFLGEGRSFGHLLGGLAGE, from the coding sequence ATGACCCGCCGGATCGCCGTCGTCTCGGCGGGACTGTCGAACCCCTCCTCGACGCGGATGCTGGCCGACCGGCTCGCGAGCGCGACCGTGGGCGAGCTGCGCGAGCGCGGCATCGAGGCCACGGTCGACGTGATCGAGCTGCGCGACCTCGCGCACGACATCACCAACAACCTGCTGGCCGGCTTCGCGCCGCCCGCCCTCGAGGACGCCGTCAACCGCGTCGTCTCGGCCGACGGGCTCATCGCGGTGACGCCGATCTTCTCGACGAGCTACTCGGGGCTGTTCAAGTCGTTCATCGACGTGCTCGACCCCGACGCGCTCGTGGGCAAGCCCGTGCTCATCGGGGCGAACGCGGGCACCGCCCGCCACTCGCTCGCGATCGACTACGCCATCCGCCCGCTGTTCGCCTACCTGCACGCCGAGCCCGTCTCGACGGGCGTGTTCGCGGCCTCGAGCGACTGGGGTGCCCAGGCCGACGACGTGAAGCCGCTCGCCTCGCGCATCGAACGTGCGGCGCGCGAGCTCGCGGACGCGATCGCCGCACGCGAGCCGAAGAAGGTGCTCGACCCGTTCGACCCGGACGCCTTCCTCGGCGAGGGCCGCTCCTTCGGTCACCTGCTGGGCGGCCTCGCGGGGGAGTGA
- a CDS encoding CASTOR/POLLUX-related putative ion channel, whose translation MTEPTRGERIRYRFDTWMSKGTIALIGLLGAATFAFVLVLALIVWALPLHPADEPEGDFFDIFWGNLMRTLDPGTMGGDEGWGFRIAMLVVTLGGLVIVASLIGIVSGGFDAKVEELRKGRSRVLEKDHTLILGWSDKVFSIVSELVIANESRGRAAVVILADRDKLEMEEELRAAVGKTGKTVVICRSGDPMALADLELGSPHTARSIILLAPEESEDPDSVVVKAALAITNNPNRREGAYHVVGELRDPANLEAARLVGRDEVEWVLANELISRITVQTCRQSGLSVVYSELLAYEGDEIYMAELPELVGHDYRATQLAFVDSSVMGIVKGDATLINPPADTLYEAGDLLVLIAEDDSTIRSAPAGTPDAAAIAVPTEEPVAPERTLVLGYNPGLAFMLRELDQYVSPGSSVLVVADVEEPGFPALENLTVVFRRGDVTSRRVLDALEAELADHIIVLSDPRLNAQRSDAKTLITLLHLRDIAERAAVDLNVVSEMLDDGNRELAEVTDADDFIVSDKLVALTLTQLSENKRLADVFDVLFAAEGSEIYLRPASHYIREGEEADFYTVVEAAQRRGETAIGFRVGAQAHRSADAYGVVVNPRKDERRRFAADDRIIVLAED comes from the coding sequence ATGACCGAACCCACCCGCGGCGAACGCATCCGCTACCGCTTCGACACCTGGATGTCGAAGGGCACGATCGCCCTCATCGGCCTGCTCGGCGCCGCCACCTTCGCCTTCGTGCTGGTGCTCGCGCTCATCGTGTGGGCGCTGCCGCTGCACCCGGCCGACGAGCCCGAGGGCGACTTCTTCGACATCTTCTGGGGCAACCTCATGCGCACCCTCGACCCGGGCACGATGGGCGGCGACGAGGGCTGGGGCTTCCGGATCGCGATGCTCGTCGTGACCCTCGGCGGCCTCGTGATCGTGGCGAGCCTCATCGGCATCGTCTCGGGCGGCTTCGACGCGAAGGTCGAGGAACTGCGCAAGGGCCGTTCGCGCGTGCTCGAGAAGGACCACACGCTCATCCTCGGCTGGAGCGACAAGGTCTTCTCGATCGTCTCGGAGCTCGTCATCGCGAACGAGTCCCGGGGGAGGGCGGCCGTCGTGATCCTCGCCGACCGCGACAAGCTCGAGATGGAGGAGGAGCTGCGGGCGGCCGTCGGCAAGACGGGCAAGACGGTCGTGATCTGCCGCTCGGGCGACCCGATGGCGCTCGCCGACCTCGAACTCGGCAGTCCGCACACCGCGCGCAGCATCATCCTGCTGGCCCCCGAGGAGAGCGAGGATCCGGATTCGGTCGTCGTCAAGGCCGCGCTCGCGATCACGAACAACCCCAACCGGCGGGAGGGCGCGTACCACGTCGTCGGAGAGCTGCGCGATCCGGCCAACCTCGAGGCCGCGCGACTCGTCGGGCGCGACGAGGTCGAGTGGGTGCTCGCGAACGAGCTCATCAGCCGCATCACGGTGCAGACCTGTCGGCAGTCGGGGCTCAGCGTCGTCTACTCCGAGCTGCTCGCCTACGAGGGCGACGAGATCTACATGGCCGAGCTCCCGGAGCTCGTCGGCCACGACTACCGGGCCACGCAGCTCGCCTTCGTCGACTCGAGCGTCATGGGGATCGTCAAGGGGGACGCCACGCTCATCAACCCGCCGGCCGACACGCTCTACGAGGCGGGCGACCTGCTCGTGCTCATCGCGGAGGACGACTCCACCATCCGCAGCGCCCCGGCGGGCACCCCGGATGCCGCGGCGATCGCGGTGCCGACCGAGGAGCCGGTCGCGCCCGAGCGCACCCTCGTGCTGGGGTACAACCCGGGGCTCGCCTTCATGTTGCGCGAGCTCGACCAGTACGTGTCGCCCGGGTCGAGCGTGCTCGTCGTGGCCGACGTCGAGGAGCCGGGCTTCCCGGCGCTCGAGAACCTGACCGTGGTCTTCCGGCGCGGCGACGTCACGAGCCGACGCGTGCTCGACGCGCTCGAGGCCGAGCTCGCCGACCACATCATCGTGCTCTCGGATCCGCGGCTGAACGCCCAGCGCTCCGACGCGAAGACACTCATCACGCTCCTGCATCTGCGCGACATCGCCGAGCGGGCCGCGGTCGACCTCAACGTGGTGAGCGAGATGCTCGACGACGGCAACCGCGAGCTCGCCGAGGTCACCGACGCCGACGACTTCATCGTGTCGGACAAGCTCGTCGCCCTGACCCTCACCCAGCTGAGCGAGAACAAGCGGCTCGCCGACGTCTTCGATGTGCTCTTCGCGGCCGAGGGCAGCGAGATCTACCTGCGGCCGGCGTCCCACTACATCCGCGAGGGCGAGGAGGCCGACTTCTACACGGTCGTCGAGGCCGCCCAGCGCCGCGGCGAGACGGCGATCGGATTCCGCGTCGGCGCGCAGGCGCACCGTAGCGCGGACGCCTACGGAGTCGTCGTCAACCCGCGCAAGGACGAGCGCCGTCGCTTCGCGGCCGACGACCGCATCATCGTGCTCGCGGAGGACTGA
- a CDS encoding nuclear transport factor 2 family protein: MTDHDTVDRWVRDYRTAWESNLPDDIRGLFTPDAEYFTGPFDDPWRGHDDIVAKWLEAADQPGDTEFSWKVLGVEGDTGFVEGRTDYREGRAYANLWVIELDEAGRARRFTEWYMRRPGS; this comes from the coding sequence ATGACCGATCACGACACCGTCGACCGCTGGGTGCGCGACTACCGCACGGCCTGGGAGTCGAACCTCCCCGACGACATCCGCGGGCTGTTCACGCCCGATGCCGAGTACTTCACGGGCCCCTTCGACGACCCCTGGCGGGGCCATGACGACATCGTCGCGAAGTGGCTCGAGGCCGCCGACCAGCCCGGCGACACCGAGTTCAGCTGGAAGGTGCTGGGTGTCGAGGGCGACACGGGCTTCGTCGAGGGGCGCACCGACTACCGCGAGGGCCGGGCCTACGCGAACCTCTGGGTGATCGAGCTCGACGAGGCGGGGCGCGCGCGGCGCTTCACCGAGTGGTACATGCGGCGTCCCGGATCCTGA
- a CDS encoding MarP family serine protease: MIAARLLDVLLVLVLIVYLGEGWRNGILRSVAVILGISAGGVAAFFAVPVVAAAIPSPDWRLGVSIGLAVALLLGGHLLGVAIERAIRGRRPDDPRRQRELGAGERIFGALANLVASALVVTLVAGSVAQLGVPVLSQAINRSIVIGTIDRLTPAPVDDGLARLRSAILEHGIPTIEGTIGGVTGSQDPPDVDTSTDPLADAARSVARISGTAYACGQNQTGSGFVIAPERVVTNAHVVAGVTEPVVELPDGQVLDGRIVLFDPELDVAVIAVPGLDADVLSLVDAGVGDEGVVDGYPHGGPFTSVPARVLAVSQERVVDIYGDGANPREVLTLAADVQPGNSGGPLVTQDGEVAGLVFARNADHDNVGYATSSAELAPVAAEAGSLGDPVSSGHCVAG, from the coding sequence ATGATCGCCGCCCGACTGCTCGACGTGCTGCTCGTGCTCGTGCTGATCGTGTACCTCGGCGAGGGCTGGCGCAACGGCATCCTGCGCAGCGTCGCCGTCATCCTCGGCATCTCGGCGGGCGGCGTGGCCGCCTTCTTCGCGGTGCCCGTGGTCGCGGCCGCGATCCCCTCCCCCGACTGGCGCCTCGGCGTCTCGATCGGGCTCGCCGTCGCCCTGCTGCTCGGTGGGCACCTGCTCGGCGTCGCGATCGAGCGCGCGATCCGCGGCCGACGTCCCGACGACCCGCGGCGGCAGCGCGAGCTCGGCGCCGGCGAGCGCATCTTCGGCGCGCTCGCCAACCTCGTCGCCTCGGCCCTCGTCGTGACCCTCGTCGCCGGCAGCGTCGCCCAGCTCGGCGTGCCCGTGCTCTCGCAGGCGATCAACCGCTCGATCGTCATCGGCACGATCGACCGCCTCACCCCGGCGCCCGTCGACGACGGGCTCGCACGGTTGCGTTCGGCGATCCTCGAGCACGGCATCCCCACGATCGAGGGCACGATCGGCGGCGTCACCGGCTCGCAGGACCCGCCCGACGTCGACACCTCGACCGACCCGCTCGCGGATGCGGCGCGCTCGGTGGCCCGGATCAGCGGCACGGCGTACGCGTGCGGTCAGAACCAGACCGGCAGCGGCTTCGTCATCGCCCCGGAGCGCGTCGTGACCAACGCGCACGTCGTCGCCGGCGTCACCGAGCCCGTCGTGGAGCTGCCCGACGGTCAGGTGCTCGACGGCCGCATCGTGCTGTTCGACCCCGAACTCGACGTCGCGGTCATCGCGGTGCCCGGGCTCGACGCGGACGTGCTGTCGCTCGTCGACGCGGGGGTGGGCGACGAGGGGGTCGTCGACGGCTACCCGCACGGCGGGCCGTTCACCTCGGTGCCCGCGCGCGTGCTCGCCGTCTCCCAGGAGCGCGTCGTCGACATCTACGGCGACGGCGCGAACCCGCGCGAGGTGCTGACCCTCGCCGCCGACGTGCAGCCGGGCAACTCCGGCGGACCCCTCGTCACACAGGACGGCGAGGTGGCCGGGCTCGTGTTCGCCCGCAACGCCGACCACGACAACGTCGGCTACGCGACCTCGAGCGCCGAGCTCGCACCCGTGGCCGCCGAGGCCGGATCGCTCGGCGACCCCGTCTCGTCGGGCCACTGCGTCGCGGGCTGA
- a CDS encoding glycosyltransferase — protein MRVALIAESFLPHMNGVTHSLLQVIRHLEAAGHETLVVAPRSGRTRPETEAGELALLRSVPLPGYPQVRLVVASTARLTALLRDFAPDVVHLASPFLLGWQAVRAAERLGIPTVAVYQTDIPAYARRYGIAGAEAGLGRHLARLHQRATITLAPSTAACDDLAVLGVPRVRRWARGVDAERFHPSRRDAARRARLAPGGEVLVGYVGRLAPEKQVEDLAALAGLPGIRLVIIGDGPDRARLEQLLPDAAFLGFRSGDALAADVASLDLFVHPGESETFCQTVQEALASGVPVVATGRGGPRDLVDSGRTGWLYRPGDLAELRSRVADLAGDAAKRRAFAVAARAAVERRSWSALGEELLGHYRAALVIGAGEQLPPAVGAPPAEPVALARRITRFAALGDSLTEGLCDTSRQAPGEYRGWTDRLALLLAHAEGRREPLHYGNLAVRSRRVGDVLTEQLPRARELGADFVTVLIGANDLVRVGAPTLRLAAELADGVDALRAGGAEVLLVAPFAPPRGYLRALDDRALVFARELRRRARESGALFLDPAQQLDLADPRMWAGDRVHLSSRGHRMLSYLAAEALGLADAVQLAALEAAIHDEEPGADDEPLTHARWLWTHVRPWAARRIRGRTAGDGRVAKHDELVPILPAARPGVPHPIR, from the coding sequence GTGAGAGTCGCCCTGATCGCCGAATCGTTCCTCCCGCACATGAACGGGGTCACCCATTCGCTCCTGCAGGTGATCCGCCACCTCGAGGCCGCGGGCCACGAGACCCTCGTCGTCGCGCCGCGCAGCGGCCGCACCCGTCCCGAGACGGAGGCGGGCGAACTCGCCCTGCTGCGCTCCGTGCCGCTGCCCGGCTACCCGCAGGTGCGCCTCGTCGTCGCGAGCACCGCACGGCTCACGGCGCTGTTGCGCGACTTCGCCCCGGATGTGGTGCACCTGGCCTCGCCGTTCCTGCTCGGCTGGCAGGCGGTGCGCGCCGCCGAGCGGCTCGGCATCCCGACCGTCGCCGTCTACCAGACCGACATCCCCGCCTACGCCCGGCGGTACGGCATCGCGGGGGCGGAGGCGGGGCTCGGCCGCCACCTCGCCCGGCTGCACCAGCGCGCCACGATCACCCTCGCGCCGTCGACCGCGGCGTGCGACGACCTCGCCGTGCTCGGCGTGCCGCGCGTGCGGCGCTGGGCGCGCGGGGTGGATGCCGAGCGCTTCCACCCGAGCCGCCGCGACGCGGCCCGCCGCGCCCGGCTCGCCCCGGGCGGGGAGGTGCTCGTCGGCTACGTGGGCCGGCTCGCGCCCGAGAAGCAGGTGGAGGATCTCGCGGCGCTCGCGGGCCTCCCCGGCATCCGCCTCGTGATCATCGGCGACGGCCCCGACCGGGCGCGCCTCGAGCAGCTGCTGCCGGATGCCGCGTTCCTCGGCTTCCGCTCGGGCGACGCGCTCGCCGCCGACGTCGCGAGCCTCGACCTCTTCGTGCACCCCGGCGAGAGCGAGACGTTCTGCCAGACCGTGCAGGAGGCGCTCGCGAGCGGTGTGCCGGTCGTCGCGACGGGGCGCGGCGGCCCCCGCGACCTGGTCGACAGCGGACGCACGGGCTGGCTCTACCGTCCGGGGGATCTGGCCGAGCTGCGCAGCCGGGTGGCGGATCTCGCGGGCGACGCCGCGAAGCGCCGCGCGTTCGCCGTGGCGGCGCGCGCCGCCGTCGAGCGGCGCAGCTGGTCGGCGCTCGGCGAGGAGCTGCTCGGCCACTACCGCGCGGCGCTCGTCATCGGGGCAGGCGAGCAGCTGCCGCCCGCGGTCGGCGCGCCTCCCGCGGAGCCGGTCGCGCTCGCCCGGCGGATCACGCGCTTCGCGGCGCTCGGCGACTCGCTCACCGAGGGGCTGTGCGACACCTCGCGGCAGGCGCCGGGGGAGTACCGCGGCTGGACCGACCGCCTCGCCCTGCTGCTCGCCCACGCGGAGGGCCGCCGCGAGCCGCTGCACTACGGCAACCTCGCGGTGCGCAGTCGCCGGGTCGGCGACGTGCTGACCGAGCAGCTCCCGCGGGCGCGCGAACTGGGGGCCGACTTCGTCACGGTGCTCATCGGCGCCAACGACCTCGTGCGGGTGGGTGCGCCGACGCTGCGGCTCGCCGCCGAGCTCGCCGACGGCGTCGACGCCCTGCGCGCGGGCGGTGCCGAGGTGCTGCTCGTCGCGCCGTTCGCCCCGCCGCGCGGCTACCTGCGCGCCCTCGACGACCGGGCCCTCGTGTTCGCCCGCGAGCTGCGGCGGCGGGCGCGGGAGTCGGGTGCGCTCTTCCTCGACCCCGCCCAGCAGCTCGACCTCGCGGACCCGCGGATGTGGGCGGGCGACCGCGTGCACCTGAGCTCGCGTGGGCACCGCATGCTGTCCTATCTCGCCGCCGAGGCGCTCGGTCTCGCGGACGCCGTGCAGCTCGCCGCGCTCGAGGCGGCGATCCACGACGAGGAGCCGGGCGCCGACGACGAGCCGCTCACCCACGCCCGCTGGCTGTGGACGCACGTGCGCCCCTGGGCGGCCCGCCGCATCCGGGGTCGCACGGCCGGCGACGGTCGGGTCGCCAAGCACGACGAGCTCGTGCCGATCCTGCCCGCCGCCAGGCCCGGCGTGCCCCACCCGATCCGCTGA
- the trxA gene encoding thioredoxin: protein MATIELTEKTFENTVLDGDIVLVDFWAAWCGPCQAFGPVFEASSEKHPDITFAKVDTDAEQGLSAALNIRSIPTLMAFRDGIGVFAQAGALPGHVLEDLISQIRALDMDEVRDRIAAADATPSAT from the coding sequence ATGGCGACGATCGAGCTGACCGAGAAGACCTTCGAGAACACCGTGCTGGACGGCGACATCGTGCTCGTCGACTTCTGGGCCGCGTGGTGCGGACCGTGCCAGGCGTTCGGCCCCGTCTTCGAGGCCTCGAGCGAGAAGCACCCCGACATCACCTTCGCGAAGGTCGACACGGATGCCGAGCAGGGCCTCTCCGCGGCCCTCAACATCCGCTCGATCCCGACGCTCATGGCGTTCCGCGACGGCATCGGCGTCTTCGCGCAGGCGGGCGCGCTGCCCGGTCACGTGCTCGAGGACCTCATCTCGCAGATCCGCGCCCTCGACATGGACGAGGTGCGCGACAGGATCGCCGCGGCCGACGCCACGCCGTCCGCTACCTGA